Proteins co-encoded in one Candidatus Atribacteria bacterium genomic window:
- a CDS encoding HTH domain-containing protein: MSGKAGEAQYNFRISSEQNLWTTFFDIYERFPKKIDIPFKMVSGFRDDNPEHLQALREALVNLIIHTDYFSRANPRIRVFSDRFEFFNPGSLPKKIEYILEEDFSLPRNPIIAKIFRFIRLAESIGSGFHKMIEGWEQHYGIKPVIEGDFDYYKITFPVITGKVPVKLGVKLGVNEVKIIELMKENKYITTKELSGHIKISTTAIDNNISKLKKKGILKRIGTAKGGYWEVIKK; this comes from the coding sequence TTGTCCGGTAAAGCGGGGGAGGCTCAGTATAATTTTAGAATTTCCAGCGAACAAAATCTATGGACTACTTTTTTTGATATTTACGAGAGATTTCCTAAAAAAATTGATATACCATTTAAAATGGTTTCCGGTTTCAGGGATGATAATCCCGAACATTTGCAAGCACTTAGAGAAGCGCTTGTTAATCTTATCATCCATACTGATTATTTTAGCCGGGCAAACCCAAGGATTAGAGTATTTTCAGACAGATTTGAATTTTTTAATCCCGGATCACTCCCCAAAAAAATAGAATATATTTTAGAAGAAGATTTTTCTCTGCCGAGAAATCCTATAATTGCCAAAATATTCAGATTTATTAGATTAGCAGAAAGTATAGGCAGCGGTTTCCACAAAATGATTGAAGGATGGGAACAACATTATGGAATAAAACCAGTAATAGAGGGAGATTTTGATTATTATAAAATTACTTTTCCCGTTATTACTGGAAAAGTCCCAGTAAAGTTGGGAGTAAAGTTGGGAGTAAACGAAGTAAAAATTATAGAATTGATGAAAGAGAATAAATATATCACAACGAAAGAGCTTTCTGGACATATAAAAATAAGCACTACGGCAATTGACAATAATATTTCAAAATTAAAGAAAAAAGGAATATTAAAGAGAATTGGTACTGCCAAAGGCGGATATTGGGAGGTAATAAAAAAATGA
- a CDS encoding restriction endonuclease subunit R, which yields MTRNEAQTRKELIDARLKIAGWDVLNPSLVTQELDIWCGLPGLSNQRINDSQSPYQGHLFVDYALLSKEGKSIAVVEAKKTAVDAEIGKEQARNYAEKIQKSNDGGPMPFVFYTNGYDVFFWDTERYPPRKIFGFPTITDLERMQFLRENSKVLSSELINTNIVGRPYQIQAIRSVLERVEKKYRKFLLVMATGTGKTRTCMGLLDVLMRSNWIQKVLFLVDRIALREQALDTFKQYLPNAPIWPKTGEIKFIPNRRIYCATYPMMLNLIQQDLCPLSPHYFDMIIADESHRSIYNVYKNIFDYFDAVQLGLTATPKNAIDHNTFQLFDCKDGLPTFAYSYEEAIYNIPPYLSDFEVLKLRTKFQQEGINSKTIAEAEKNRLIREGEDLDEFNFEGTELEKKVTNKGTNAVIVREFMEECIKDPNGVLPGKTIFFAISKKHAHRLCAVFNGLYPEYKGQLAEVIISDVKGVHGKGGIFDRFKTKDMPRIAISVDMLDTGIDVREIVNLVFAKPVFSYTKFWQMIGRGTRVLDPDDIKFWCPKKEKFLIIDCWENFEYFKMTPKGKEPKETRPLPVRLFEAHINKLFVSQKKKEAAIVQKTINTIRKNIKELPKNSIVILDNQEYLEKVMDDNFWINITDGKLDYLRMYVSPLMRVLSNADFKAMRFELDGTEAQIARIMSDDEKFEILKDIIIEKVSELPLTVNIVAKERVWVEKVQSNHFWITASDDDLDEMIVRLAPLMKYRQTEKIPEKKLNIQDLLTVKETVEFGPQHERMTVDKYRRKVEDFIRELVKSNPVLQKISQGDNVTNKEIDELANILKEHYPHVTEYILREVYDNRSAKFIQFIKHILGIEEIATFTETVSIAFDDFLLKHNNYGEKQIQFILTLKTFVLQRGIVKKKDLISAPFTQLHPEGIRGVFKPREIDEILELTQKIAS from the coding sequence ATGACTAGAAACGAAGCACAAACAAGAAAAGAGTTAATTGATGCAAGGCTAAAAATTGCTGGATGGGATGTTTTAAACCCTTCCTTAGTCACTCAAGAGCTAGATATCTGGTGTGGTTTACCTGGTTTATCTAATCAACGAATAAATGATTCCCAATCACCATACCAAGGACATCTTTTTGTTGATTATGCTCTTCTTTCAAAAGAAGGTAAATCAATTGCAGTTGTTGAGGCAAAAAAGACAGCAGTTGATGCGGAAATTGGAAAAGAACAAGCACGTAACTATGCCGAAAAAATACAAAAATCAAACGACGGTGGTCCAATGCCTTTTGTTTTTTATACGAATGGTTACGATGTATTCTTCTGGGATACTGAGCGTTATCCTCCACGAAAAATCTTCGGCTTTCCCACAATTACAGATTTAGAGCGAATGCAGTTTTTACGAGAAAATAGTAAAGTGCTTTCAAGCGAATTAATTAATACAAATATTGTGGGGCGCCCTTATCAAATTCAGGCAATTCGTTCTGTGCTCGAACGTGTTGAGAAGAAATATCGGAAATTTCTTCTAGTTATGGCAACAGGTACAGGAAAAACAAGAACCTGCATGGGACTTCTTGACGTATTGATGCGGTCTAATTGGATTCAGAAGGTCTTATTCCTTGTTGATCGCATTGCTTTAAGAGAACAGGCATTGGATACTTTTAAGCAATATTTACCTAATGCACCTATTTGGCCGAAAACAGGTGAAATTAAGTTTATTCCTAATAGAAGGATTTATTGTGCAACCTACCCAATGATGCTTAATCTAATACAACAGGATCTTTGTCCTCTTAGTCCTCATTATTTTGACATGATTATAGCTGATGAAAGCCATCGCTCAATTTATAACGTTTATAAAAATATTTTTGATTATTTTGATGCGGTACAACTGGGACTTACAGCAACACCAAAAAATGCAATAGATCACAATACCTTTCAATTATTTGATTGTAAAGATGGCTTGCCAACATTTGCATATTCATATGAAGAAGCGATTTATAATATTCCGCCATATTTATCTGATTTTGAAGTTTTAAAACTACGAACCAAGTTCCAACAGGAAGGAATTAATAGCAAAACAATAGCTGAAGCAGAAAAAAACAGGTTGATTCGAGAAGGGGAGGATCTTGATGAATTTAATTTTGAGGGTACTGAACTCGAGAAAAAAGTGACAAATAAAGGAACAAACGCGGTTATTGTGCGTGAATTTATGGAAGAGTGTATCAAAGATCCTAATGGAGTTCTTCCCGGAAAAACGATATTTTTTGCTATCTCTAAAAAACATGCTCATAGATTATGTGCGGTCTTTAACGGTCTTTACCCTGAATACAAAGGGCAGCTTGCGGAAGTTATTATTTCAGATGTTAAGGGTGTTCATGGCAAAGGCGGTATTTTTGATCGGTTTAAAACAAAAGATATGCCTCGCATTGCCATTAGTGTTGATATGCTGGATACTGGCATTGATGTGCGTGAAATTGTAAATCTTGTTTTTGCTAAACCAGTATTTTCTTACACGAAATTTTGGCAGATGATTGGCCGCGGTACACGGGTTCTTGATCCGGATGACATAAAATTTTGGTGCCCCAAAAAAGAGAAATTTTTAATTATAGATTGCTGGGAGAATTTTGAATATTTCAAGATGACTCCGAAAGGAAAAGAACCGAAAGAAACACGTCCGCTTCCGGTCAGACTTTTTGAAGCACATATCAATAAGCTTTTTGTTTCCCAAAAGAAAAAAGAGGCGGCAATAGTACAAAAAACAATTAATACTATTAGGAAGAATATAAAAGAATTACCGAAAAACTCCATTGTTATTTTAGATAATCAGGAATACTTAGAAAAAGTAATGGATGACAATTTTTGGATTAATATAACGGATGGAAAACTTGATTACTTACGCATGTATGTTAGCCCGCTTATGCGTGTGCTTTCAAATGCTGATTTTAAGGCGATGCGTTTCGAGTTGGATGGTACCGAAGCTCAAATAGCCCGCATCATGAGTGATGACGAAAAATTTGAAATTCTTAAGGATATAATCATTGAAAAAGTCAGCGAGTTACCGTTAACGGTAAATATAGTAGCAAAAGAACGAGTCTGGGTTGAAAAAGTGCAATCAAACCATTTCTGGATAACAGCATCAGATGATGATCTGGATGAAATGATCGTGCGTCTTGCACCTCTTATGAAATATCGACAAACTGAGAAAATTCCAGAGAAAAAACTCAATATTCAAGATCTTTTAACTGTTAAAGAAACCGTTGAATTTGGGCCTCAACATGAACGGATGACCGTCGATAAATACCGCCGTAAAGTTGAAGATTTTATTCGCGAACTTGTAAAGTCAAATCCTGTTCTCCAAAAAATTTCTCAGGGAGATAATGTAACCAATAAAGAAATAGATGAATTGGCTAATATTTTAAAAGAGCATTATCCGCATGTAACTGAGTATATCTTGCGGGAGGTTTACGATAACAGAAGCGCGAAGTTTATTCAGTTTATTAAGCACATTTTAGGCATTGAAGAAATAGCAACATTTACGGAAACTGTATCCATTGCTTTTGATGATTTTTTACTTAAGCACAATAATTACGGTGAAAAGCAAATTCAGTTTATTTTAACCTTAAAGACATTTGTATTACAACGCGGTATTGTAAAGAAGAAAGACCTTATCAGCGCACCATTTACTCAGTTGCATCCCGAAGGGATTAGAGGTGTTTTTAAACCTCGGGAAATAGATGAAATTCTCGAATTAACTCAAAAAATTGCAAGTTAG
- a CDS encoding SAM-dependent DNA methyltransferase translates to MKSLINQLWDSFWSGGIANPLTAIEQISYLLFMRRLDEIDSKLKKDAEWTREKYTSIFEGMFTSPLTNVETNKQTLRWSHFKQLEGREMLSHVQTRVFPFIKQINGKNSTFAEHMADAVFIIPKPTLLVEAVNIIDALYTEIEKEMQAGQTFHDTQGDMYEFLLSEISSSGKNGQFRTPRHIIKLMCELISPKLGETIGDPACGTGGFLLGAYQYILTQQTSRHHITTDEDGFERGFGDKLTDERLWKELRENTFFGYDFDTTMVRIGLMNLMLHGITNPNIKRIDTLSKKYNEDNHYDVLLANPPFKGSIDKGDINENFSLNTTKTELLFVNRIINSLKIGGRSAVIVPDGVLFGSSRAHKDLRKILIHDCELQGIVSMPSGVFKPYAGVSTAILVFVKGGTTEHIWFYDMQADGYSLDDKRTRIEKNDIPDIVKEWKARNKNANDNCKTKHFFVPIKVIIENNYDLSINRYKEIEYIPMKYDKPEVILSRIEELELEVKNNINVLKELKNSE, encoded by the coding sequence ATGAAATCATTAATTAATCAGCTCTGGGATAGTTTCTGGAGCGGTGGGATTGCTAATCCTTTAACAGCCATCGAACAGATATCATATTTGTTATTTATGCGTCGTTTAGACGAAATAGACTCCAAACTTAAAAAGGATGCGGAGTGGACCAGAGAAAAATATACTTCCATATTTGAAGGTATGTTTACTTCACCATTAACAAATGTAGAAACCAATAAACAAACCCTTCGTTGGAGTCATTTCAAACAATTAGAAGGCAGAGAAATGCTATCCCATGTACAGACAAGAGTATTTCCATTTATTAAGCAGATTAACGGTAAAAATAGTACTTTTGCTGAACACATGGCTGATGCCGTTTTTATTATTCCCAAACCCACTCTTCTTGTTGAGGCGGTAAATATTATTGATGCTCTTTATACAGAGATTGAAAAAGAAATGCAAGCCGGACAAACATTTCACGACACTCAAGGCGATATGTACGAATTTCTTCTATCTGAAATTTCATCATCCGGTAAAAATGGACAATTCCGTACACCTCGCCATATTATAAAACTAATGTGTGAATTGATTAGTCCAAAACTTGGAGAGACGATTGGTGATCCTGCTTGTGGAACTGGCGGTTTTTTACTTGGTGCATATCAATACATACTTACACAGCAAACCAGCAGGCACCATATTACGACCGATGAAGATGGATTTGAACGAGGTTTTGGTGATAAGTTGACTGATGAACGTTTATGGAAAGAACTCAGAGAAAATACCTTTTTTGGTTATGATTTTGATACTACTATGGTCCGTATTGGATTAATGAATCTCATGCTTCATGGCATTACTAATCCGAACATTAAACGAATTGATACACTATCAAAAAAATATAATGAAGATAATCATTACGATGTACTCCTGGCAAATCCTCCCTTTAAGGGCAGTATTGATAAAGGTGATATTAACGAAAACTTTTCACTCAATACCACAAAAACAGAATTACTTTTTGTTAACCGTATTATTAATTCGTTAAAGATTGGCGGACGCTCTGCAGTCATTGTGCCGGATGGTGTTTTGTTCGGTTCATCAAGAGCTCATAAAGATTTGCGCAAGATACTTATTCATGATTGCGAGTTACAAGGAATTGTCTCGATGCCTTCAGGAGTGTTTAAACCTTATGCAGGGGTGAGTACAGCTATACTTGTGTTTGTCAAAGGAGGGACAACCGAACATATATGGTTTTACGATATGCAAGCAGACGGCTATTCTCTTGATGATAAGCGAACTCGTATTGAAAAAAATGATATTCCCGACATCGTGAAAGAATGGAAAGCACGAAATAAAAATGCGAATGATAACTGTAAAACCAAACACTTTTTTGTGCCGATAAAAGTAATCATTGAAAACAACTATGATTTAAGTATAAATCGCTATAAGGAAATAGAATATATTCCAATGAAATATGATAAACCGGAAGTGATTTTGAGTAGGATTGAGGAATTAGAATTAGAAGTAAAGAATAATAT